A single genomic interval of Calypte anna isolate BGI_N300 chromosome 3, bCalAnn1_v1.p, whole genome shotgun sequence harbors:
- the FBXO30 gene encoding F-box only protein 30: protein MEEHQQHLHCVNCVSRRCMTRPEPGISCDLIGCPLVCGAVFHSCKAEEHRMLCPLERVPCLNSGFGCPFIVARNKIADHLEVCPASVVCCTMEWNRWPVSYADRKSYENLSKDVDEVEQLDMALALQDQRMLLESLKVATMMSKAGDHIPESREQTSVKSSAPDTVHSNGLMPVDEESYGALYQATVETTRSLAAALDILNTATRDINMLGSRLCISPHEMKEDTELKEQHSNGIIQDKMSDHEYPDDDNKGAVGGINLDSPRQISQMEQSSSSDSCYDEVQKHDLNVNFNNSSLLCNGFHVENECSEVLDQTEDLGVSHSKPSSIANGECTASHDDEALQSCSSFPVTAQLTEVLSADHLVNGNVSHVLLPHNANEEELLERQVEQERLRNLDAFSLLRHRSYKFLVNHYWSTPKEDKAVDTSDLEITEDPMGLQGIDLITAALLFCLGDSPGGRGISESRTVDVYHVDFGTQTFSLPSAILATNTMVGEIASASACDHANPQLSNPSPFQTLGLDLVLEYVARYQTKQRSMFTFVCGQLFRRNEFSSHFKNVHGDIHAGLNGWMEQRCPLAYYGCTYSQRRFCPSTQGAKIIHDRHLRSFGVQPCISTVLVEPAKSCLIGLHNDHLSSLPFEVLQHIASFLDGFSLCQLSRVSRLMRDVCGSLLQARGMVILLWEKRKYPDGSSSWQIKEKVWRFSTAFCTVNEWKFADIVSMADHLKKCSYNAVERREEAVPLPCMCVTRELTKEGRSLRSVLKPVL from the exons ATGGAGGAACACCAACAGCATTTACACTGTGTGAACTGTGTCAGCCGTCGTTGTATGACCAGACCAGAGCCTGGCATTTCCTGTGATTTGATTGGCTGCCCCTTGGTTTGTGGTGCAGTTTTTCACTCATGTAAAGCTGAGGAACATCGTATGTTATGTCCACTTGAGAGAGTGCCTTGTTTGAATAGTGGCTTTGGATGTCCCTTCATAGTAGCTCGAAATAAAATTGCTGATCATCTAGAAGTTTGTCCTGCAAGTGTGGTATGTTGTACCATGGAGTGGAATAGATGGCCAGTCAGTTATGCTGACCGAAAATCTTACGAAAATCTGAGTAAAGATGTTGATGAAGTGGAACAGCTAGATATGGCTTTAGCCCTTCAAGACCAGCGCATGTTGTTAGAATCACTTAAAGTAGCAACTATGATGTCAAAAGCAGGTGATCATATACCAGAATCCAGAGAGCAAACTTCTGTCAAATCAAGTGCCCCAGATACAGTTCATTCAAATGGTTTGATGCCTGTAGATGAAGAGTCCTATGGTGCACTTTACCAAGCTACTGTAGAAACAACAAGGAGTTTAGCTGCTGCTCTGGATATCCTGAACACTGCTACAAGGGACATTAATATGTTAGGTTCAAGGCTCTGCATTTCACCACATGAAATGAAAGAAGATACTGAGTTGAAAGAACAACATTCTAATGGCATTATTCAGGATAAAATGTCTGACCATGAATATCCAGATGATGATAACAAAGGAGCAGTTGGGGGAATTAACTTGGATAGCCCAAGGCAAATTTCACAAATGGAGCAAAGTAGTTCTAGTGATAGTTGTTACGACGAAGTGCAAAAACACGACTTAAATGTAAACTTCAATAACTCCTCGCTTTTGTGTAATGGTTTTCATGTAGAAAATGAATGTTCAGAGGTGTTGGACCAGACTGAAGATCTTGGTGTGTCTCATTCAAAACCGTCTAGCATAGCAAATGGTGAATGTACTGCATCTCATGATGATGAAGCATTACAGTcttgcagctccttccctgtaACAGCTCAACTTACAGAAGTATTATCAGCTGATCACTTAGTTAATGGCAATGTTAGTCATGTACTACTTCCCCATAATGCTAATGAAGAAGAACTGTTGGAAAGACAAGTGGAGCAAGAAAGGTTGAGAAACTTAgatgcattttctcttttacGGCACCGATCATACAAATTTCTTGTTAACCACTATTGGTCTACACCAAAAGAAGACAAAGCTGTTGATACATCAGATTTGGAGATAACAGAAGATCCTATGGGTCTTCAGGGGATTGATCTAATCACTGCAGCTCTGTTGTTTTGCCTAGGAGACTCTCCTGGAGGTAGAGGGATATCAGAAAGTCGCACTGTTGATGTGTATCATGTTGACTTTGGGACCCAAACATTTTCTCTCCCATCTGCTATATTGGCCACGAATACAATGGTGGGCGAAATAGCTTCAGCTTCTGCGTGTGACCATGCCAACCCACAGCTCTCAAATCCAAGTCCATTCCAGACCCTTGGACTGGATTTAGTGTTGGAATATGTGGCTAGATACCAAACAAAACAGCGTTCAATGTTTACATTTGTTTGTGGACAGTTGTTTAGGAGGAATGAATTTTCATCACATTTTAAGAATGTGCATGGTGACATTCATGCTGGCCTTAATGGCTGGATGGAGCAGAGGTGTCCTTTGGCATATTATGGGTGTACATACTCTCAACGAAGGTTTTGCCCTTCAACACAAGGGGCAAAAATTATTCATGACCGTCACTTACGGTCATTTGGAGTTCAGCCTTGTATATCCACAGTATTAGTAGAACCAGCTAAAAGCTGCTTAATTGGACTACACAATGACCATCTGAGTAGTCTGCCATTTGAGGTTCTGCAGCACATTGCTAGTTTTCTAGATGGCTTTAGTTTATGTCAGCTTTCAAGAGTGTCACGTTTAATGAGAGATGTGTGTGGAAGCTTGCTTCAAGCACGTGGAATGGTGATACTGCTTTGGGAGAAGAGAAAGTACCCAGATGGAAGTTCTTCCTGGCAGATAAAAGAAAAG GTTTGGCGCTTCAGTACAGCCTTCTGTACTGTGAATGAGTGGAAGTTTGCTGACATCGTGAGCATGGCTGACCACTTGAAGAAATGCAGCTATAATGCTGTcgagagaagagaggaggctgTTCCGCTGCCATGTATGTGTGTAACACGAGAACTCACTAAGGAAGGACGTTCACTCCGCTCTGTTTTGAAACCAGTACTTTAA